A single genomic interval of Pseudomonas sp. FeN3W harbors:
- the cobC gene encoding alpha-ribazole phosphatase family protein — translation MITSIDLLRHGETEQGGGFRGSLDDALTERGWQQMRDAVAGAGPWDVLVSSPLQRCAAFARELAAQHGLPLQLESDLRELHFGDWEGRSAADLMQDSAEALGLFWADPYGFSPPGGEPLVQFEARVLAAIDCLRQRFAGQRLLVICHAGVMRLLLARARGLPRERLLEVVVAHGELLPLDACPAGEPVAVEE, via the coding sequence ATGATCACGAGCATCGATCTGCTGCGCCATGGTGAGACCGAGCAGGGCGGCGGTTTTCGCGGCAGCCTCGACGATGCGCTGACTGAGCGTGGCTGGCAGCAGATGCGCGATGCGGTTGCTGGCGCCGGTCCCTGGGACGTGCTGGTCAGCTCGCCGCTGCAGCGCTGTGCCGCCTTCGCGCGGGAGCTCGCCGCACAGCACGGCCTGCCGCTGCAGCTGGAATCGGACCTGCGCGAGCTGCATTTTGGCGACTGGGAAGGCCGTAGCGCCGCCGATCTGATGCAGGACAGTGCCGAGGCGCTCGGCCTGTTCTGGGCCGATCCCTACGGTTTTTCACCACCTGGTGGAGAACCGCTGGTGCAGTTCGAGGCGCGTGTGCTGGCTGCCATCGACTGCCTTCGGCAGCGCTTTGCCGGCCAGCGGTTGTTGGTCATCTGTCATGCCGGCGTCATGCGTCTGCTGCTGGCGCGTGCGCGGGGCTTGCCAAGGGAGCGGCTGCTGGAGGTTGTGGTGGCCCACGGCGAACTGCTGCCGCTGGACGCTTGTCCGGCGGGCGAACCGGTCGCCGTCGAGGAATAG
- the cobD gene encoding threonine-phosphate decarboxylase CobD — MLEHGGRLRAAAQRYGIPLSDWLDLSTGIAPYHPPLPSISSYAWTRLPEPDDGLEAAARQYYDARAVLPVAGSQSAIQALPRLRGLARVGIVSPCYAEHAEAWRRVGHRVVELCEASVPRALEQLDVLVVVNPNNPTGQLIAPQRLLEWRSELAAYGGWLVVDEAFMDCTPEHSLAVHSHLPGLVVLRSFGKFFGLAGARLGFVLAHAGLLRSLARLLGPWTVNGPTRQLAVELLADQPAQQRQRECLHCDGQRLVDLLRRYDLVPLGGCALFQWWVSADAALLHDFLARRGILTRLFAQPSSVRFGLPTDVGWARLDQALRSFREQHP; from the coding sequence ATGCTTGAGCACGGTGGACGTCTGCGCGCAGCCGCACAGCGCTACGGCATTCCGCTCTCGGATTGGCTCGACCTGTCTACCGGTATCGCGCCGTATCATCCGCCGTTGCCGAGCATTTCCAGCTACGCCTGGACACGTCTGCCGGAGCCCGATGATGGCCTGGAAGCGGCGGCGCGGCAGTACTACGACGCGCGCGCGGTGTTGCCGGTGGCCGGTTCGCAGAGTGCGATCCAGGCCTTGCCGCGCCTTCGCGGGTTGGCGCGGGTCGGCATCGTGTCGCCCTGTTATGCCGAGCACGCCGAGGCCTGGCGCCGCGTCGGCCATCGGGTCGTCGAACTCTGCGAAGCCAGCGTGCCGCGTGCGCTGGAGCAGCTCGACGTGCTGGTGGTGGTCAACCCGAACAATCCCACCGGCCAGCTGATCGCGCCGCAGCGCCTGCTGGAATGGCGCAGCGAGCTGGCGGCCTACGGCGGCTGGCTGGTGGTGGACGAGGCATTCATGGATTGCACGCCCGAGCACAGCCTGGCCGTGCACAGCCACCTGCCGGGGCTGGTCGTGCTGCGCTCGTTCGGCAAGTTCTTTGGCCTGGCCGGCGCGCGACTGGGCTTCGTGCTGGCCCATGCCGGCCTGCTGCGTTCGCTCGCCAGGCTGCTCGGACCCTGGACGGTGAATGGCCCGACACGGCAGCTCGCTGTCGAGTTGCTGGCCGATCAGCCCGCGCAACAGCGCCAGCGCGAATGCCTGCACTGCGACGGCCAGCGTCTGGTTGATCTGCTGCGACGCTATGACCTTGTGCCGCTGGGCGGCTGCGCACTGTTCCAATGGTGGGTCAGCGCCGACGCCGCGCTCTTGCATGACTTTCTCGCCCGTCGCGGCATTCTCACCCGGCTTTTCGCTCAGCCTTCCAGCGTTCGCTTCGGTTTGCCGACCGATGTCGGCTGGGCGCGCCTGGATCAGGCGCTGCGATCCTTCAGGGAGCAACATCCATGA
- the cobU gene encoding bifunctional adenosylcobinamide kinase/adenosylcobinamide-phosphate guanylyltransferase, protein MLELILGGARSGKSRFAERLAADSGLAVSYIATSQALDGEMTERIAHHRERRPAHWALVEEPLQLARVLREQAAADRCLLVDCLTLWLTNLLMLDDAAHLAEERDALLECLDGLPGRILLVSNETGLGVVPLGELTRRYVDEAGWLHQAVAERAQRVTFMVAGLPMTLKEAH, encoded by the coding sequence ATGCTGGAACTGATCCTTGGCGGGGCCCGCTCGGGCAAGAGCCGCTTCGCCGAGCGTCTGGCTGCCGACAGCGGCCTGGCGGTCAGCTATATCGCCACCAGCCAGGCGCTGGACGGCGAGATGACCGAGCGCATCGCCCATCACCGTGAGAGGCGCCCGGCGCACTGGGCACTGGTCGAAGAACCCCTGCAATTGGCGCGGGTGCTGCGCGAGCAGGCTGCCGCTGATCGCTGCCTGCTGGTCGACTGCCTGACCCTCTGGCTCACCAATCTGCTGATGCTGGATGACGCGGCGCACCTCGCCGAGGAACGCGATGCCCTGCTCGAATGCCTGGACGGGTTGCCGGGCCGAATCCTGCTGGTCAGCAACGAGACCGGCCTCGGCGTGGTGCCGCTGGGTGAGCTGACCCGTCGTTATGTCGACGAGGCCGGCTGGCTGCACCAGGCCGTGGCGGAACGGGCGCAGCGGGTGACCTTCATGGTCGCCGGGTTACCCATGACATTGAAGGAAGCGCATTGA
- the cobT gene encoding nicotinate-nucleotide--dimethylbenzimidazole phosphoribosyltransferase has protein sequence MHDWWNETCRALDETVRAQALARQDQLTKPRGALGQLEALAVALAAMQGSQRPQVECLHVSVFAGDHGVVVEGVSAYPQAVTGQMLRNFVGGGAALSVLSKRLGAPLEVIDLGTVEPLHLDGVSHLRLGPGTANLAREAAMTDEQLRQALLVGRDSAQRAAEGSAQLFIGGEMGIGNTTSASALAAVLLPRSPLTLVGPGTGLDLAGVRHKVQVIQSAVRLHAAHCGEPLEALRRLGGFEIAALAGAYLRCAQLGIAVLVDGFICSVAALCAVRLNPACRPWLMFAHRSAEPGHLAVLEALGAVPLLDLGLRLGEGSGAALAVPLLQQACALHNEMATFAEAAVSDRTA, from the coding sequence ATGCATGATTGGTGGAACGAGACTTGTCGAGCGTTGGACGAAACCGTTCGCGCCCAGGCATTGGCGCGACAGGACCAGTTGACCAAGCCACGCGGCGCGCTCGGCCAGCTCGAAGCCCTGGCGGTGGCGCTGGCAGCCATGCAGGGCAGCCAGCGGCCGCAGGTCGAGTGCCTGCATGTCAGCGTGTTCGCCGGCGACCATGGCGTGGTGGTGGAGGGCGTTTCGGCGTATCCGCAAGCGGTGACGGGGCAGATGCTGCGCAATTTCGTCGGCGGCGGTGCTGCACTGAGCGTGTTGTCGAAGCGGCTGGGCGCGCCGCTGGAAGTGATCGACCTGGGCACGGTGGAGCCGCTGCATCTGGATGGCGTAAGCCATTTGCGGCTTGGTCCTGGCACGGCGAACCTGGCGCGCGAAGCGGCGATGACTGACGAACAGTTGCGTCAGGCTCTGCTGGTCGGCCGCGACAGCGCGCAGCGGGCCGCCGAAGGTTCTGCCCAGCTGTTCATCGGTGGCGAAATGGGCATCGGCAACACCACCAGCGCCAGTGCCCTGGCTGCCGTGCTGCTGCCGCGCTCGCCGTTGACGCTGGTCGGGCCGGGCACCGGGCTCGATCTGGCCGGTGTTCGACACAAGGTTCAGGTGATCCAGAGTGCGGTCCGGTTGCATGCCGCACACTGTGGTGAGCCGCTGGAAGCCTTGCGCCGTCTAGGCGGATTCGAGATTGCGGCCTTGGCAGGTGCCTATCTGCGCTGTGCGCAGCTGGGCATTGCAGTACTGGTCGACGGTTTTATCTGCAGCGTTGCCGCACTTTGTGCGGTGCGGCTGAATCCGGCCTGTCGGCCGTGGCTGATGTTCGCCCATCGCTCTGCCGAGCCGGGGCACCTGGCCGTCCTGGAAGCGCTCGGTGCCGTGCCGCTGCTCGATCTCGGCCTGCGCCTGGGGGAAGGCAGCGGCGCTGCGCTGGCGGTGCCGTTGTTGCAGCAGGCGTGTGCGCTGCACAACGAAATGGCGACGTTCGCCGAAGCCGCAGTTTCGGACCGAACGGCATGA
- the cobO gene encoding cob(I)yrinic acid a,c-diamide adenosyltransferase — translation MSESSERDDRHKARMQRKKALIDEKIAEAQDEYGLLLVHTGNGKGKSSSAFGMVARALGHGIKVGVVQFIKGAASTGEEAFFRRFPDEVRYHVMGEGFTWETQDRQRDIAKAREAWAVAAELLADPEIGLVVLDELNIALKYGYLELAPVLADIESRPLLQHVVVTGRGAPPGLVEAADTVTEMALVKHAFKVGVKAQKGVEF, via the coding sequence ATGAGCGAGTCCAGCGAACGCGACGATCGCCACAAGGCACGCATGCAGCGCAAGAAGGCGCTGATCGACGAGAAGATTGCCGAGGCGCAGGACGAGTACGGCTTGCTGCTGGTGCACACCGGTAATGGCAAGGGCAAGAGCAGTTCGGCTTTCGGCATGGTGGCGCGTGCGCTCGGCCATGGCATCAAGGTCGGCGTGGTGCAATTCATCAAGGGCGCGGCCAGCACCGGCGAGGAGGCATTCTTCCGGCGCTTCCCGGACGAGGTGCGCTACCACGTGATGGGCGAGGGCTTCACCTGGGAAACCCAGGATCGCCAGCGTGACATCGCCAAGGCCCGCGAAGCCTGGGCGGTTGCGGCCGAGCTGCTGGCCGATCCCGAGATCGGCCTGGTGGTGCTCGACGAACTGAACATCGCCCTGAAGTACGGCTACCTGGAGCTGGCCCCGGTGCTTGCCGACATCGAGTCGCGGCCGCTGCTGCAGCACGTGGTGGTCACCGGCCGCGGCGCCCCGCCGGGTCTGGTCGAGGCGGCGGATACCGTCACCGAGATGGCGTTGGTCAAGCATGCGTTCAAGGTCGGCGTTAAGGCGCAGAAAGGCGTCGAATTTTGA
- a CDS encoding ABC transporter substrate-binding protein, which produces MSKGPQRIVCLSTETCETLYLLGEQARIVGISGFTVRPPQARKEKPKVSGLTSVKHEQILALEPDLVLGYSNLQGDMLAELASFKRAKQRIIEDPQEVVRRAPELIVGSWCGRRLRPEQVVARPGWQAILAVRTGQLHEIKSADILNPGPAVLTGGVRQLHALISACAQRAK; this is translated from the coding sequence ATGAGCAAGGGGCCGCAGCGCATCGTCTGCCTGTCCACCGAGACCTGCGAAACGCTTTACCTGCTGGGCGAGCAGGCGCGCATCGTCGGCATCTCCGGTTTCACCGTGCGCCCACCGCAGGCGCGCAAGGAGAAGCCCAAGGTCAGCGGCCTCACCAGCGTCAAGCACGAGCAGATTTTGGCCCTCGAGCCGGACTTGGTGCTCGGCTACAGCAACCTGCAGGGCGACATGCTCGCCGAGCTGGCGTCATTCAAGCGCGCCAAGCAACGCATCATCGAGGACCCGCAGGAAGTGGTGCGCCGCGCGCCGGAGCTGATCGTCGGTTCCTGGTGCGGGCGCCGTCTCCGCCCGGAGCAGGTGGTAGCACGGCCAGGCTGGCAGGCGATTCTGGCGGTGCGCACGGGCCAGCTGCACGAGATCAAGTCGGCGGACATCCTCAACCCCGGCCCGGCGGTGCTGACCGGCGGCGTACGCCAGCTGCATGCGCTGATCAGTGCCTGCGCGCAGAGGGCCAAGTGA
- a CDS encoding cobyrinate a,c-diamide synthase produces MTSRNCPALLIAAPASGQGKTTVTAALARLHARQGKSVRVFKCGPDFLDPMILARASGKPVYQLDLWMVGEEESRRLLWEAAGEADLILIEGVMGLFDGSPSAADLARRFGVPVLAVIDGSAMAQTFGAMAHGLSSFQPDLPFDGVLANRVGSARHGEILRDSLPESIRWYGALPRSAEVELPSRHLGLVQAEELADLDARLDAAADALAVSADTELPAPVTFAAPASTPLEPLLAGVRIGVARDAAFAFLYQANLDLLQALGAELLFFSPLRFARLPAVDSLYLPGGYPELHLRALSRNGPMAEAIRAHHESGKPILAECGGMLYLLDGLTDRGDERAQMLGLLPGEARMHKRLTALALQEVELPEGRLRGHTFHHSALESPLEPLARGECPNYKRTAEAVYRRGRLTASYIHLYLPSDPAAAAALFRP; encoded by the coding sequence ATGACCAGTAGAAACTGCCCGGCGCTGTTGATCGCCGCACCTGCTTCCGGCCAGGGCAAGACCACCGTCACTGCCGCTCTGGCGCGGCTGCATGCGCGGCAGGGTAAGAGCGTGCGGGTGTTCAAATGCGGGCCGGACTTCCTCGACCCGATGATCCTCGCCCGTGCCAGCGGCAAGCCGGTCTATCAGCTCGATCTGTGGATGGTCGGCGAAGAGGAGTCGCGGCGCCTGCTCTGGGAAGCGGCGGGCGAGGCCGACCTGATCCTGATCGAAGGGGTGATGGGCCTGTTCGATGGTTCGCCCTCGGCGGCTGATCTGGCGCGGCGCTTCGGCGTGCCGGTGCTGGCGGTCATCGATGGCTCGGCCATGGCGCAGACCTTCGGCGCCATGGCGCACGGGCTGAGCAGCTTCCAGCCGGACCTGCCGTTCGATGGCGTGCTGGCCAATCGGGTCGGCAGCGCCCGGCATGGCGAGATTCTGCGCGACAGCCTGCCGGAGTCGATCCGCTGGTACGGCGCCTTGCCGCGCAGTGCCGAGGTGGAACTGCCAAGCCGGCACCTGGGGCTGGTGCAGGCCGAGGAGCTGGCTGATCTGGACGCCCGTCTGGATGCCGCGGCAGATGCCCTGGCAGTCAGTGCGGACACCGAGTTGCCTGCCCCGGTCACTTTCGCCGCGCCGGCCAGTACGCCGCTCGAACCGCTGCTGGCGGGTGTGCGCATCGGCGTTGCACGCGATGCGGCCTTTGCCTTTCTCTACCAGGCCAATCTCGACTTGCTGCAGGCGTTGGGCGCCGAGTTGCTGTTTTTCTCACCGCTGCGCTTCGCCCGCTTGCCGGCCGTGGACAGCCTGTACCTGCCCGGCGGCTATCCCGAGCTGCATCTGCGCGCATTATCGCGCAATGGGCCAATGGCCGAGGCGATCCGTGCGCATCATGAGTCGGGCAAGCCGATCCTCGCCGAGTGCGGCGGCATGCTCTACCTGCTCGACGGGCTGACCGACCGTGGCGACGAGCGCGCGCAGATGCTCGGCCTGCTGCCCGGCGAGGCGCGCATGCACAAGCGCCTGACCGCGCTGGCGCTGCAGGAAGTGGAGCTGCCGGAAGGGCGGCTGCGCGGCCACACCTTCCATCATTCGGCGCTGGAGTCGCCCCTCGAGCCGCTGGCTCGCGGCGAATGCCCGAACTACAAGCGCACCGCCGAAGCGGTCTACCGCCGGGGGCGGCTGACGGCGTCCTATATCCACCTGTACCTGCCGTCCGATCCGGCAGCCGCCGCGGCGCTGTTCCGGCCATGA
- the bluB gene encoding 5,6-dimethylbenzimidazole synthase: MSAHAFSPQERAAVYRAIGERRDMRHFAGGEVAPELLSRLLNAAHQAPSVGLMQPWRFVRITRPELRTAIADLVGEERQRTAQALGERSAEFMRLKVEGIEDCAELLVAALMDGREQHIFGRRTLPEMDLASLACAIQNLWLAARAEGLGMGWVSLFDPDALAALLGMPGGAKPVAILCLGPVQEFYPAPMLALEGWTTPRPLHELVFENAWEAK; this comes from the coding sequence ATGAGCGCGCATGCCTTCAGCCCGCAGGAGCGCGCGGCGGTCTATCGGGCCATTGGCGAGCGCCGCGACATGCGCCATTTCGCCGGCGGCGAGGTAGCGCCGGAGCTGTTGTCGAGACTGCTCAACGCTGCGCATCAGGCACCCAGCGTCGGCCTGATGCAGCCGTGGCGCTTTGTCCGCATCACCCGCCCCGAGTTGCGCACGGCCATCGCCGATCTGGTCGGTGAGGAGCGCCAGCGCACGGCTCAGGCGCTCGGCGAGCGTTCCGCCGAGTTCATGCGGCTCAAGGTCGAGGGCATCGAGGATTGCGCCGAACTGCTGGTCGCCGCGTTGATGGATGGCCGCGAACAACATATCTTCGGCCGCCGCACGCTGCCGGAGATGGATCTCGCTTCGCTGGCCTGCGCGATCCAGAATCTCTGGCTCGCGGCACGAGCGGAAGGCCTGGGGATGGGCTGGGTGTCACTGTTCGATCCCGACGCGCTGGCCGCCTTGCTCGGCATGCCGGGCGGTGCCAAGCCGGTGGCGATCCTCTGCCTCGGGCCGGTGCAGGAGTTCTATCCGGCACCGATGCTGGCACTGGAAGGCTGGACCACGCCGCGACCGCTGCACGAACTGGTTTTCGAGAATGCCTGGGAGGCGAAATGA
- a CDS encoding cobyric acid synthase: MTTLMVQGTTSDAGKSTLVTALCRWLVRQDVAVVPFKPQNMALNSAVTADGGEIGRAQAVQAQAANLAPHTDMNPVLLKPNSDIGAQVIIHGRAVTSMDAAAYHDYKRVALQAVLDSHRRLSAAYRVVMVEGAGSPAEINLRAGDIANMGFAEAVDCPVILIADIDKGGVFAHLVGTLALLSASEQARVQGFVINRFRGDIALLQPGLDWLERCTGKPVLGVLPYLMDFHLEAEDAIDVRQSGKVGEALKVVVPVLSRISNHTDFDPLRLHPQVDLQFVGAGQAIPAADLIILPGSKSVRADLAWLRANGWEAAIRKHLRYGGKLLGICGGLQMLGTRIADPLGLEGAAGESTGLGLLDFATVLEADKQLRNVQGRLLPEGVPVSGYEIHAGVGSGPALEQPAVQLDDGRGDGAISVDGQILGTYLHGVFEGPEACAALLRWAGLDAVQSVDYHGLRERDIERLADLAETHLDTARLRALCGLED; encoded by the coding sequence ATGACCACGCTGATGGTGCAGGGCACCACCTCGGATGCCGGCAAGAGCACGCTGGTGACTGCGCTGTGCCGCTGGCTGGTGCGCCAGGACGTTGCCGTCGTGCCGTTCAAGCCGCAGAACATGGCGCTCAACAGCGCGGTAACCGCGGATGGCGGTGAAATCGGCAGGGCTCAGGCCGTACAGGCGCAGGCGGCGAACCTCGCGCCGCACACCGACATGAACCCGGTGCTCTTGAAGCCCAACAGCGACATCGGTGCTCAGGTGATCATCCACGGCCGCGCCGTGACCAGCATGGATGCCGCGGCCTACCACGACTACAAGCGCGTGGCGCTGCAGGCGGTGCTCGACTCGCACCGCCGGCTGTCCGCGGCTTATCGCGTGGTGATGGTCGAGGGCGCCGGTTCGCCTGCGGAGATCAATCTGCGCGCCGGCGATATCGCCAACATGGGCTTTGCCGAGGCGGTGGACTGCCCGGTGATCCTGATCGCCGATATCGACAAGGGTGGGGTGTTCGCCCATCTGGTCGGCACTCTGGCATTGCTCTCGGCAAGCGAGCAGGCGCGGGTTCAGGGCTTCGTCATCAACCGCTTCCGTGGCGATATCGCCCTGTTGCAGCCCGGCCTCGACTGGCTGGAACGATGCACCGGCAAGCCGGTGCTGGGCGTGCTTCCATACCTGATGGATTTCCATCTGGAGGCCGAGGACGCCATCGACGTGCGCCAGTCCGGCAAGGTTGGCGAGGCGCTGAAGGTGGTGGTGCCGGTGCTTTCGCGCATCAGCAATCACACCGATTTCGACCCGTTGCGCCTGCACCCGCAGGTCGATCTGCAATTCGTCGGTGCCGGGCAAGCGATCCCGGCTGCCGATCTGATCATCCTGCCCGGCTCGAAAAGCGTTCGCGCCGACCTTGCCTGGCTGCGTGCCAATGGCTGGGAAGCGGCGATCCGGAAGCACCTGCGCTACGGCGGCAAATTGCTGGGTATCTGCGGCGGCCTGCAGATGCTCGGCACGCGCATTGCCGATCCGCTCGGGCTGGAAGGCGCAGCGGGCGAAAGCACCGGGCTTGGTCTGCTGGACTTCGCCACCGTACTCGAAGCCGACAAGCAGCTGCGTAACGTGCAGGGCCGGTTGCTGCCGGAAGGCGTGCCGGTAAGCGGCTACGAGATTCATGCCGGTGTTGGCAGTGGCCCGGCCCTCGAGCAGCCAGCGGTGCAGCTTGATGACGGGCGCGGCGATGGCGCCATCAGCGTCGACGGCCAGATCCTCGGCACCTATCTGCACGGCGTGTTCGAAGGCCCCGAGGCCTGTGCCGCGCTGCTGCGCTGGGCGGGCCTGGATGCGGTGCAATCCGTCGATTACCACGGCTTGCGCGAGCGCGACATCGAGCGCCTCGCCGACCTGGCCGAGACACATCTGGATACCGCGCGGTTACGCGCGCTCTGCGGGCTGGAAGACTGA
- the cbiB gene encoding adenosylcobinamide-phosphate synthase CbiB — MSLFLTVSAALLLDALLGEPKRAHPLVAFGRLADRLEQYLNGAAARGWRSHGVTAWCLAVLPLTVLAWLLSLLPSVGWLVEIVLLYLALGLRSLGEHALPVAQALWRHDLPEARRRVGWIVSRDTTQLDEEGVARAATESVLENGSDAVFAALFWFIVAGAPGVVLYRLSNTLDAMWGYRNARFERFGWAAARIDDALNYLPARLVALTYALLGRTRRALRCWRVQAPLWDSPNAGPVMASGAGALGVVLGGSAIYHGEVHARPELGRGKAPQARHIEHALDLVWGGVGVWLLALLFGGWLYA, encoded by the coding sequence GTGAGTCTGTTCCTCACCGTCAGCGCAGCGCTGCTGCTGGATGCGCTGCTCGGCGAGCCGAAGCGGGCACATCCACTGGTGGCCTTCGGACGCCTGGCCGATCGCCTGGAGCAGTATCTGAACGGGGCTGCGGCGCGCGGCTGGCGCAGCCACGGGGTGACCGCATGGTGCCTGGCGGTGCTGCCCCTGACCGTGCTCGCCTGGCTGCTCAGCCTGTTGCCCAGCGTCGGCTGGCTGGTGGAGATCGTGCTGCTCTATCTGGCCCTGGGCCTGCGCAGCCTGGGCGAGCATGCGCTGCCGGTGGCGCAGGCACTGTGGCGGCACGATCTGCCAGAGGCACGTCGCCGCGTCGGCTGGATCGTCAGCCGCGACACCACGCAACTGGACGAGGAGGGCGTGGCCCGCGCGGCTACCGAGTCGGTGCTGGAGAACGGCAGCGACGCGGTGTTCGCCGCGCTGTTCTGGTTCATCGTCGCGGGCGCGCCGGGTGTGGTGCTGTATCGCCTGAGCAACACGTTGGACGCCATGTGGGGCTATCGCAACGCGCGTTTCGAGCGCTTCGGCTGGGCCGCGGCGCGCATCGACGACGCGCTCAACTACCTGCCGGCACGGCTGGTCGCGCTGACCTATGCCTTGCTCGGGCGCACCCGCCGCGCGCTGCGTTGCTGGCGCGTCCAGGCGCCGCTGTGGGATAGCCCCAACGCCGGTCCGGTGATGGCATCCGGCGCCGGAGCGTTGGGCGTGGTGTTGGGCGGCTCCGCCATTTATCACGGTGAGGTGCATGCGCGGCCCGAGCTGGGGCGCGGCAAGGCCCCGCAGGCGCGGCATATCGAGCATGCGCTGGACCTGGTCTGGGGTGGCGTCGGCGTCTGGCTGCTGGCGCTACTGTTCGGTGGCTGGCTCTATGCTTGA